A portion of the Drosophila sechellia strain sech25 chromosome 2R, ASM438219v1, whole genome shotgun sequence genome contains these proteins:
- the LOC6609023 gene encoding NAD kinase isoform X2, producing the protein MPAPEDLNSSDQEEYFCTEKDAAADGCHLLHAPGTVDGATASTSAPGLGGNHMTSSWWWRTRSLNAPSPVQQFGPCGRIMKNSAMVMQIQDPASQRLTWYKPPLTVLVIKKVSDASVLAPFVYLVDWLLQEKNMVVWVESAVLEDAQLNENVRFKAIRDKLVTFKDGRDDLTDRIDFIVCLGGDGTLLYASLLFQQSVPPVMAFHLGSLGFLTPFRFDNFEEQLTSVLEGHAALTLRSRLRCVMHRRSDRKHEAKTLEADPDGEARPAANSILVLNEVVIDRGPSPYLSNIDLFLDGKYITSVQGDGLIVSTPTGSTAYAAAAGASMIHPSVPAIMVTPICPHSLSFRPIVVPAGVELKISVSPESRNTSWVSFDGRNRQELFHGDSLRVTTSIYPVPCICAQDQISDWFASLADGLHWNVRKRQKCLDELSDLTASGSEDTLDEIENMKLYDV; encoded by the exons ATGCCAGCGCCAGAGGACCTAAACTCCTCCGACCAAGAGGAATATTTTTGCACAGAAAAGGACGCCGCTGCCGATGGATGTCATCTGTTGCATGCCCCTGGAACGGTGGATGGAGCAACTGCATCCACCTCGGCTCCGGGACTGGGCGGCAACCACATGACCAGCAGCTGGTGGTG GCGCACTCGCAGCTTGAATGCACCCTCGCCTGTCCAGCAGTTCGGACCATGTGGGCGCATCATGAAAAACTCCGCCATGGTGATGCAGATCCAGGATCCGGCTAGTCAACGTCTTACCTGGTACAAGCCACCACTCACCGTGCTGGTGATCAAGAAGGTCAGCGATGCATCGGTGCTGGCGCCGTTCGTCTACCTGGTGGACTGGCTGCTGCAGGAGAAGAACATGGTCGTTTGGGTGGAGTCGGCCGTGCTGGAGGATGCCCAGCTCAACGAAAATGTGCGATTCAAGGCCATTCGGGATAAGCTAGTGACTTTCAA AGATGGCCGAGATGATCTGACCGATCGCATAGACTTTATAGTTTGCCTGGGTGGCGATGGCACCCTGCTGTATGCTTCGCTGCTCTTCCAGCAATCTGTGCCTCCCGTCATGGCCTTCCATCTGGGCTCCCTGGGCTTCCTCACACCCTTCCGTTTCGACAACTTCGAGGAGCAGCTCACCAGCGTCCTGGAGGGTCATGCTGCCCTAACGCTTCGCAGTCGTTTGCGCTGCGTCATGCATCGCAGAAGCGATAGGAAACACGAGGCTAAGACTCTGGAGGCAGATCCAGATGGTGAGGCGCGACCTGCAGCCAACAGCATACTGGTGCTCAACGAAGTGGTCATTGATCGTGGTCCCTCGCCCTATCTGAGCAATATTGATCTGTTTCTGGACGGAAAGTATATCACGTCGGTGCAGGGCGATGGTCTGATCGTATCGACGCCCACAGGAAGCACAGCATATGCGGCAGCAGCCGGTGCCTCCATGATCCATCCCTCCGTGCCGGCGATTATGGTGACACCCATCTGCCCGCATTCGCTCAGCTTCCGACCCATTGTGGTGCCAGCAGGAGTGGAGCTGAAG ATATCAGTATCCCCCGAGAGCCGCAACACCTCATGGGTTAGCTTCGATGGACGCAACAGGCAGGAGCTCTTCCATGGCGACAGCCTCCGCGTAACCACCTCCATTTATCCCGTGCCATGCATCTGCGCCCAGGATCAGATATCCGACTGGTTCGCCTCCCTAGCCGACGGACTGCACTGGAATGTGCGCAAGCGACAGAAGTGCCTGGACGAGCTGTCGGATCTGACGGCTTCCGGATCGGAGGACACGCTGGACGAGATTGAGAACATGAAATTGTACGATGTGTAG
- the LOC6609023 gene encoding NAD kinase isoform X1, which produces MSASVRNCIFRSHKVELLAEMALSDIDLATLHENRLEQRWHYGLPNSHHIYHHDGFSAMTRLCLERNLQRKVQPDLNGNCLARGRSRENANAIDSSSGGGQRRRSGTWPRTRSLNAPSPVQQFGPCGRIMKNSAMVMQIQDPASQRLTWYKPPLTVLVIKKVSDASVLAPFVYLVDWLLQEKNMVVWVESAVLEDAQLNENVRFKAIRDKLVTFKDGRDDLTDRIDFIVCLGGDGTLLYASLLFQQSVPPVMAFHLGSLGFLTPFRFDNFEEQLTSVLEGHAALTLRSRLRCVMHRRSDRKHEAKTLEADPDGEARPAANSILVLNEVVIDRGPSPYLSNIDLFLDGKYITSVQGDGLIVSTPTGSTAYAAAAGASMIHPSVPAIMVTPICPHSLSFRPIVVPAGVELKISVSPESRNTSWVSFDGRNRQELFHGDSLRVTTSIYPVPCICAQDQISDWFASLADGLHWNVRKRQKCLDELSDLTASGSEDTLDEIENMKLYDV; this is translated from the exons ATGAGCGCAAGTGTACGAAACTGCATTTTTCGGAGCCATAAAGTGGAGTTACTAGCAGAAATGGCTTTGTCGGACATTGATTTGGCCACCTTGCACGAGAATCGCTTGGAGCAGCGCTGGCACTACGGATTGCCCAATAGCCACCACATATACCATCATGATGGATTCAGTGCTATGACGCGGCTCTGTCTGGAGCGCAATCTGCAAAGGAAAGTGCAGCCGGACCTCAACGGAAACTGTCTGGCACGGGGACGTTCTCGGGAGAATGCCAATGCCATTGATTCGTCGTCAGGTGGTGGTCAACGCAGGCGATCCGGCACCTGGCC GCGCACTCGCAGCTTGAATGCACCCTCGCCTGTCCAGCAGTTCGGACCATGTGGGCGCATCATGAAAAACTCCGCCATGGTGATGCAGATCCAGGATCCGGCTAGTCAACGTCTTACCTGGTACAAGCCACCACTCACCGTGCTGGTGATCAAGAAGGTCAGCGATGCATCGGTGCTGGCGCCGTTCGTCTACCTGGTGGACTGGCTGCTGCAGGAGAAGAACATGGTCGTTTGGGTGGAGTCGGCCGTGCTGGAGGATGCCCAGCTCAACGAAAATGTGCGATTCAAGGCCATTCGGGATAAGCTAGTGACTTTCAA AGATGGCCGAGATGATCTGACCGATCGCATAGACTTTATAGTTTGCCTGGGTGGCGATGGCACCCTGCTGTATGCTTCGCTGCTCTTCCAGCAATCTGTGCCTCCCGTCATGGCCTTCCATCTGGGCTCCCTGGGCTTCCTCACACCCTTCCGTTTCGACAACTTCGAGGAGCAGCTCACCAGCGTCCTGGAGGGTCATGCTGCCCTAACGCTTCGCAGTCGTTTGCGCTGCGTCATGCATCGCAGAAGCGATAGGAAACACGAGGCTAAGACTCTGGAGGCAGATCCAGATGGTGAGGCGCGACCTGCAGCCAACAGCATACTGGTGCTCAACGAAGTGGTCATTGATCGTGGTCCCTCGCCCTATCTGAGCAATATTGATCTGTTTCTGGACGGAAAGTATATCACGTCGGTGCAGGGCGATGGTCTGATCGTATCGACGCCCACAGGAAGCACAGCATATGCGGCAGCAGCCGGTGCCTCCATGATCCATCCCTCCGTGCCGGCGATTATGGTGACACCCATCTGCCCGCATTCGCTCAGCTTCCGACCCATTGTGGTGCCAGCAGGAGTGGAGCTGAAG ATATCAGTATCCCCCGAGAGCCGCAACACCTCATGGGTTAGCTTCGATGGACGCAACAGGCAGGAGCTCTTCCATGGCGACAGCCTCCGCGTAACCACCTCCATTTATCCCGTGCCATGCATCTGCGCCCAGGATCAGATATCCGACTGGTTCGCCTCCCTAGCCGACGGACTGCACTGGAATGTGCGCAAGCGACAGAAGTGCCTGGACGAGCTGTCGGATCTGACGGCTTCCGGATCGGAGGACACGCTGGACGAGATTGAGAACATGAAATTGTACGATGTGTAG
- the LOC6609029 gene encoding L-lactate dehydrogenase B chain isoform X2 — MSSKSAKSCFSKSMKPMKQFKRPRISKISVVGAGQVGTAISAMLLLRNLTKNLVILDINYELAQAEALDFQHASAFLNDARVVPCGDSTNSKNSDVVIITAGARPSGKDRSRLAAMQKTVEILKKAVPKLVELSPDATFIIISNPADVMTYAVQRITNLPKHRCFTTGCHLDTVRFRNLIANRLRLPPSQVHGYVIGEHGASAVPVWSSVSIAGIRLNDVVKNLACGDDPENWAKINKQVTTGGLAVAKTKGYTNWAIALTCADIVQAMSGGKGKIACVGTDMKGLSGIQDNVVLSLPCLVTSGGISHVFELPLTDVEQSKLMASANILLEAQCSLSI, encoded by the coding sequence ATGTCCAGCAAGTCGGCCAAGTCCTGCTTCTCCAAGTCGATGAAGCCCATGAAGCAGTTCAAGCGCCCGCGCATTTCGAAGATCAGTGTAGTTGGCGCCGGTCAGGTGGGCACGGCGATCAGTGCCATGCTGTTGCTCCGGAATCTCACCAAGAACCTGGTCATCCTGGACATTAACTACGAACTGGCCCAAGCGGAGGCACTGGACTTTCAGCACGCATCCGCCTTTCTAAACGATGCTCGGGTGGTGCCCTGCGGCGATAGTACCAACTCCAAGAATTCCGATGTGGTGATCATTACTGCGGGAGCTCGTCCGTCCGGCAAGGATCGTTCTCGCCTGGCTGCAATGCAAAAGACCGTCGAAATCCTGAAGAAGGCGGTGCCAAAACTGGTGGAGCTCAGTCCCGATGCCACCTTCATTATCATCTCGAATCCCGCCGATGTCATGACCTATGCTGTCCAGCGAATTACCAATCTACCCAAGCATCGCTGCTTCACCACTGGCTGTCACCTGGACACGGTGAGGTTCCGCAACCTGATCGCAAATCGACTTCGTTTGCCTCCGTCTCAGGTTCACGGCTATGTGATCGGAGAACACGGCGCCAGTGCGGTGCCAGTGTGGTCCAGTGTCTCCATTGCCGGCATCCGGCTGAATGATGTGGTGAAGAACCTGGCCTGCGGCGATGATCCGGAGAACTGGGCGAAGATCAACAAGCAAGTCACCACCGGTGGACTGGCGGTGGCCAAAACCAAGGGCTACACCAACTGGGCCATTGCCCTCACCTGTGCGGATATCGTGCAGGCAATGTCCGGCGGGAAGGGAAAGATCGCATGCGTGGGCACGGACATGAAGGGCCTGAGCGGCATACAGGACAACGTAGTGCTATCGCTGCCCTGCTTGGTCACCTCGGGCGGCATCAGCCACGTGTTTGAGCTGCCCCTCACGGATGTGGAGCAGAGCAAGCTGATGGCCTCCGCCAACATCCTTCTGGAGGCTCAATGCTCTCTGAGTATTTGA
- the LOC6609026 gene encoding grpE protein homolog, mitochondrial — translation MSAKAALPLQMFGRRLVHLRSSVTSQNMSALRLYSTEKQPEETAEQKATESSPEVEKLTKELAAAKEQNAELLDKYKRSLADSENMRNRLNKQISDAKIFGIQSFCKDLLEVADTLGHATQAVPKDKLSGNADLKNLYDGLTMTRASLLQVFKRHGLEPLDPINQKFDPNQHEALFQKEDKTVEANTVVEVTKLGYKLHERCIRPALVGVSKC, via the exons ATGTCAGCAAAGGCAGCTTTACCTCTGCAAATGTTTGGCCGGCGACTCGTCCACCTGAGGTCATCGGTCACTTCCCAGAATATGAG TGCCCTCCGTTTGTACAGCACAGAGAAACAGCCAGAAGAAACGGCGGAGCAGAAGGCTACCGAATCCTCGCCAGAAGTGGAGAAACTCACCAAGGAACTGGCCGCCGCCAAGGAGCAGAATGCCGAGCTACTGGACAAATACAAGCGTTCGCTCGCCGACAGCGAAAACATGAGGAACCGACTGAACAAACAGATCAGCGACGCCAAGATCTTCGGCATCCAGAGCTTCTGCAAGGATCTGCTCGAGGTGGCGGACACCCTGGGACATGCCACACAGGCGGTGCCCAAGGATAAG CTCAGCGGCAATGCTGATTTGAAGAACCTGTACGATGGCCTCACCATGACGCGCGCCTCGCTGCTGCAGGTGTTCAAGCGACACGGACTGGAGCCACTGGATCCCATCAACCAGAAGTTCGACCCCAATCAGCACGAGGCGCTGTTCCAGAAGGAGGACAAGACCGTCGAGGCCAACACCGTGGTGGAGGTGACCAAGCTGGGCTACAAACTGCACGAGCGTTGCATACGCCCGGCCTTGGTGGGCGTGTCGAAGTGTTGA
- the LOC6609023 gene encoding NAD kinase isoform X3, with protein MFPLRPDQPQAVASFPLHSSLSIEEFNNVKWEDINDCNNNCIREEPVLRPKTNRHILRRTRSLNAPSPVQQFGPCGRIMKNSAMVMQIQDPASQRLTWYKPPLTVLVIKKVSDASVLAPFVYLVDWLLQEKNMVVWVESAVLEDAQLNENVRFKAIRDKLVTFKDGRDDLTDRIDFIVCLGGDGTLLYASLLFQQSVPPVMAFHLGSLGFLTPFRFDNFEEQLTSVLEGHAALTLRSRLRCVMHRRSDRKHEAKTLEADPDGEARPAANSILVLNEVVIDRGPSPYLSNIDLFLDGKYITSVQGDGLIVSTPTGSTAYAAAAGASMIHPSVPAIMVTPICPHSLSFRPIVVPAGVELKISVSPESRNTSWVSFDGRNRQELFHGDSLRVTTSIYPVPCICAQDQISDWFASLADGLHWNVRKRQKCLDELSDLTASGSEDTLDEIENMKLYDV; from the exons ATGTTTCCCCTGCGTCCTGATCAGCCGCAGGCGGTTGCCTCGTTTCCGCTCCACAGCTCCTTGAGCATCGAAGAGTTCAACAATGTGAAGTGGGAGGATATAAACGattgcaacaacaattgcatTCGGGAGGAGCCAGTTCTAAGACCCAAAACCAATCGACATATTCTAAG GCGCACTCGCAGCTTGAATGCACCCTCGCCTGTCCAGCAGTTCGGACCATGTGGGCGCATCATGAAAAACTCCGCCATGGTGATGCAGATCCAGGATCCGGCTAGTCAACGTCTTACCTGGTACAAGCCACCACTCACCGTGCTGGTGATCAAGAAGGTCAGCGATGCATCGGTGCTGGCGCCGTTCGTCTACCTGGTGGACTGGCTGCTGCAGGAGAAGAACATGGTCGTTTGGGTGGAGTCGGCCGTGCTGGAGGATGCCCAGCTCAACGAAAATGTGCGATTCAAGGCCATTCGGGATAAGCTAGTGACTTTCAA AGATGGCCGAGATGATCTGACCGATCGCATAGACTTTATAGTTTGCCTGGGTGGCGATGGCACCCTGCTGTATGCTTCGCTGCTCTTCCAGCAATCTGTGCCTCCCGTCATGGCCTTCCATCTGGGCTCCCTGGGCTTCCTCACACCCTTCCGTTTCGACAACTTCGAGGAGCAGCTCACCAGCGTCCTGGAGGGTCATGCTGCCCTAACGCTTCGCAGTCGTTTGCGCTGCGTCATGCATCGCAGAAGCGATAGGAAACACGAGGCTAAGACTCTGGAGGCAGATCCAGATGGTGAGGCGCGACCTGCAGCCAACAGCATACTGGTGCTCAACGAAGTGGTCATTGATCGTGGTCCCTCGCCCTATCTGAGCAATATTGATCTGTTTCTGGACGGAAAGTATATCACGTCGGTGCAGGGCGATGGTCTGATCGTATCGACGCCCACAGGAAGCACAGCATATGCGGCAGCAGCCGGTGCCTCCATGATCCATCCCTCCGTGCCGGCGATTATGGTGACACCCATCTGCCCGCATTCGCTCAGCTTCCGACCCATTGTGGTGCCAGCAGGAGTGGAGCTGAAG ATATCAGTATCCCCCGAGAGCCGCAACACCTCATGGGTTAGCTTCGATGGACGCAACAGGCAGGAGCTCTTCCATGGCGACAGCCTCCGCGTAACCACCTCCATTTATCCCGTGCCATGCATCTGCGCCCAGGATCAGATATCCGACTGGTTCGCCTCCCTAGCCGACGGACTGCACTGGAATGTGCGCAAGCGACAGAAGTGCCTGGACGAGCTGTCGGATCTGACGGCTTCCGGATCGGAGGACACGCTGGACGAGATTGAGAACATGAAATTGTACGATGTGTAG
- the LOC6609023 gene encoding NAD kinase isoform X4, producing MKNSAMVMQIQDPASQRLTWYKPPLTVLVIKKVSDASVLAPFVYLVDWLLQEKNMVVWVESAVLEDAQLNENVRFKAIRDKLVTFKDGRDDLTDRIDFIVCLGGDGTLLYASLLFQQSVPPVMAFHLGSLGFLTPFRFDNFEEQLTSVLEGHAALTLRSRLRCVMHRRSDRKHEAKTLEADPDGEARPAANSILVLNEVVIDRGPSPYLSNIDLFLDGKYITSVQGDGLIVSTPTGSTAYAAAAGASMIHPSVPAIMVTPICPHSLSFRPIVVPAGVELKISVSPESRNTSWVSFDGRNRQELFHGDSLRVTTSIYPVPCICAQDQISDWFASLADGLHWNVRKRQKCLDELSDLTASGSEDTLDEIENMKLYDV from the exons ATGAAAAACTCCGCCATGGTGATGCAGATCCAGGATCCGGCTAGTCAACGTCTTACCTGGTACAAGCCACCACTCACCGTGCTGGTGATCAAGAAGGTCAGCGATGCATCGGTGCTGGCGCCGTTCGTCTACCTGGTGGACTGGCTGCTGCAGGAGAAGAACATGGTCGTTTGGGTGGAGTCGGCCGTGCTGGAGGATGCCCAGCTCAACGAAAATGTGCGATTCAAGGCCATTCGGGATAAGCTAGTGACTTTCAA AGATGGCCGAGATGATCTGACCGATCGCATAGACTTTATAGTTTGCCTGGGTGGCGATGGCACCCTGCTGTATGCTTCGCTGCTCTTCCAGCAATCTGTGCCTCCCGTCATGGCCTTCCATCTGGGCTCCCTGGGCTTCCTCACACCCTTCCGTTTCGACAACTTCGAGGAGCAGCTCACCAGCGTCCTGGAGGGTCATGCTGCCCTAACGCTTCGCAGTCGTTTGCGCTGCGTCATGCATCGCAGAAGCGATAGGAAACACGAGGCTAAGACTCTGGAGGCAGATCCAGATGGTGAGGCGCGACCTGCAGCCAACAGCATACTGGTGCTCAACGAAGTGGTCATTGATCGTGGTCCCTCGCCCTATCTGAGCAATATTGATCTGTTTCTGGACGGAAAGTATATCACGTCGGTGCAGGGCGATGGTCTGATCGTATCGACGCCCACAGGAAGCACAGCATATGCGGCAGCAGCCGGTGCCTCCATGATCCATCCCTCCGTGCCGGCGATTATGGTGACACCCATCTGCCCGCATTCGCTCAGCTTCCGACCCATTGTGGTGCCAGCAGGAGTGGAGCTGAAG ATATCAGTATCCCCCGAGAGCCGCAACACCTCATGGGTTAGCTTCGATGGACGCAACAGGCAGGAGCTCTTCCATGGCGACAGCCTCCGCGTAACCACCTCCATTTATCCCGTGCCATGCATCTGCGCCCAGGATCAGATATCCGACTGGTTCGCCTCCCTAGCCGACGGACTGCACTGGAATGTGCGCAAGCGACAGAAGTGCCTGGACGAGCTGTCGGATCTGACGGCTTCCGGATCGGAGGACACGCTGGACGAGATTGAGAACATGAAATTGTACGATGTGTAG
- the LOC6609027 gene encoding PH domain-containing protein DDB_G0287875, translating to MIGVLMRFLWSLAMVQCIQARVSMLPRFYGQDSAIIVDINRKFPPRMDSKLQNALYYNLPVYKLIKPTTTTTTTTTAAPTSGYPADLLDIAHNKLGLTDLPSLEELGEMIGTDGASETIDYIRTLTGTEEGLALMKQYLDALHFEEAEEENVAEEQEKADDDDDDDDNTTGNASYDEMPEEKSTTTADSRPELSLMQRFGDFMKQYNLWSGQVTTTTTPAPLIAPPTGTFQPVFVAPPPAGLKPLRPILVRQPLPYHYPIPLRPVSLATTKPIQVTTTTTTTTTTTTPAPVTKPHLNTPKLIMQEDAEGKYSTLPPHIQQLAKMANISPQVVEIFLERQPKLAELAKRLSTLALSPEQTQAMDAQVLKAVQHALSNNDDLQRLIEASQALK from the coding sequence ATGATTGGTGTTCTAATGCGTTTTCTCTGGTCCTTGGCCATGGTGCAGTGCATCCAGGCTAGGGTGTCGATGCTGCCCCGTTTTTATGGACAAGACAGCGCTATTATAGTGGACATCAATAGAAAATTCCCACCTAGAATGGACTCCAAGCTACAGAACGCCTTGTACTACAACCTGCCGGTCTACAAACTGATAAAGCCCACCACAACAACTACGACGACCACGACGGCTGCTCCAACCTCTGGCTACCCTGCTGATCTCCTGGACATTGCTCACAACAAGCTGGGCCTCACAGATCTGCCCAGCCTCGAGGAGCTGGGTGAGATGATTGGCACGGATGGTGCCAGCGAGACCATAGATTACATACGCACGCTAACTGGAACGGAGGAGGGTTTGGCCTTGATGAAACAGTACCTAGATGCGCTGCACTtcgaggaggcggaggaggagaaTGTGGCCGAGGAACAAGAGAAGgctgatgacgacgacgatgatgatgacaacACAACGGGCAATGCTAGCTACGATGAGATGCCCGAAGAAAAATCCACCACCACAGCAGATTCCCGTCCTGAGCTGAGTTTAATGCAACGTTTCGGCGACTTTATGAAGCAGTACAACCTGTGGTCTGGTCAGGTCACCACTACCACCACTCCTGCGCCGTTGATCGCTCCGCCAACTGGCACGTTCCAGCCCGTCTTTGtggctcctcctcctgctggcTTGAAACCCCTGCGTCCTATCCTGGTTAGGCAGCCACTGCCGTATCACTATCCCATTCCCCTGCGTCCCGTGTCGCTGGCCACCACGAAGCCAATCCAGgtgaccaccaccaccactaccaCCACTACCACAACAACACCTGCTCCGGTGACCAAGCCACATCTCAACACGCCCAAGCTGATCATGCAAGAGGATGCGGAGGGCAAATACTCAACCCTGCCTCCACACATCCAGcagttggccaaaatggcCAATATCTCGCCCCAAGTCGTGGAAATCTTTCTGGAGCGGCAACCCAAGCTTGCGGAACTTGCCAAGCGCCTGAGCACCCTGGCACTCAGTCCGGAGCAGACCCAGGCCATGGACGCCCAGGTGCTCAAGGCCGTGCAGCACGCCCTGAGCAACAACGATGATCTCCAGCGGCTGATCGAGGCGTCCCAGGCACTTAAGTAG
- the LOC6609031 gene encoding uncharacterized protein LOC6609031 produces the protein MQSFLGVAIILALLSLVASQAQNSSQSMDLYILQNQRQYDAKIKQLADELANFKQLFQKQINALDVQADSMQQKLEQASAHLDPIILIDSWSKQCVQNYSVTIPTITVARDSIIKCKESISGILNAPESTYNTLNNYYKNNVKNGLAQCLKLHPTAQLNYTLCVTKVIGDANKYTITTQNTFNTNLKNSECTADSRIRSSWQCSFGQVYSITSKVELALQLIDSCISNKMICGSFEGQSCPNKSYVSLSEINPRNDTIQNPFKFVTNDMSCVEVLISN, from the exons ATGCAGAGCTTTCTGGGAGTAGCAATCATTCTGGCTCTTCTGAGCCTGGTGGCCAGTCAGGCGCAGAACAGCTCCCAGTCCATGGATCTCTATATACTGCAGAATCAGCGGCAGTATGACGCGAAGATCAAACAGCTGGCAGATGAATTAGCCAACTTTAAGCAGCTATTTCAGAAGCAAATCAATGCCCTGGATGTGCAGGCGGATTCGATGCAGCAAAAACTGGAACAAGCCTCCGCCCATTTGGATCCCATTATCCTGATCGATTCCTGGAGCAAACAGTGCGTTCAGAACTATAGCGTTACTATACCCACGATCACCGTGGCCAGGGACTCCATTATCAAGTGCAAGGAAAGTATTAGTGGCATTTTAAATGCACCTGAGAGCACCTACAACACCCTGAACAACTACTATAAAAATAATGTGAAGAACGGGTTGGCGCAATGCCTAAAACTGCATCCAACTGCCCAGTTAAATTACACGCTCTGTGTAACCAAGGTG ATTGGTGATGCCAATAAGTACACCATTACCACACAGAATACTTTCAATACCAACCTGAAGAATTCCGAATGCACGGCTGATAGTCGCATCAGGAGCTCCTGGCAGTGCTCCTTTGGTCAGGTGTACTCCATTACCTCCAAAGTGGAACTGGCGCTGCAACTCATCGACTCCTGCATATCCAATAAGATGATCTGCGGATCTTTTGAAGGGCAATCGTGTCCGAATAAGTCATATGTTTCTCTGTCGGAGATCAATCCTCGCAACGATACCATTCAGAACCCCTTCAAGTTTGTAACCAATGATATGAGCTGTGTTGAGGTCCTGATCAGCAATTAA
- the LOC6609029 gene encoding L-lactate dehydrogenase B chain isoform X1 has translation MTLSQLIRLNMARFQAKTWNTKTMSSKSAKSCFSKSMKPMKQFKRPRISKISVVGAGQVGTAISAMLLLRNLTKNLVILDINYELAQAEALDFQHASAFLNDARVVPCGDSTNSKNSDVVIITAGARPSGKDRSRLAAMQKTVEILKKAVPKLVELSPDATFIIISNPADVMTYAVQRITNLPKHRCFTTGCHLDTVRFRNLIANRLRLPPSQVHGYVIGEHGASAVPVWSSVSIAGIRLNDVVKNLACGDDPENWAKINKQVTTGGLAVAKTKGYTNWAIALTCADIVQAMSGGKGKIACVGTDMKGLSGIQDNVVLSLPCLVTSGGISHVFELPLTDVEQSKLMASANILLEAQCSLSI, from the coding sequence atgacaCTAAGTCAGCTGATACGATTGAATATGGCGCGTTTCCAGGCCAAAACGTGGAATACTAAAACCATGTCCAGCAAGTCGGCCAAGTCCTGCTTCTCCAAGTCGATGAAGCCCATGAAGCAGTTCAAGCGCCCGCGCATTTCGAAGATCAGTGTAGTTGGCGCCGGTCAGGTGGGCACGGCGATCAGTGCCATGCTGTTGCTCCGGAATCTCACCAAGAACCTGGTCATCCTGGACATTAACTACGAACTGGCCCAAGCGGAGGCACTGGACTTTCAGCACGCATCCGCCTTTCTAAACGATGCTCGGGTGGTGCCCTGCGGCGATAGTACCAACTCCAAGAATTCCGATGTGGTGATCATTACTGCGGGAGCTCGTCCGTCCGGCAAGGATCGTTCTCGCCTGGCTGCAATGCAAAAGACCGTCGAAATCCTGAAGAAGGCGGTGCCAAAACTGGTGGAGCTCAGTCCCGATGCCACCTTCATTATCATCTCGAATCCCGCCGATGTCATGACCTATGCTGTCCAGCGAATTACCAATCTACCCAAGCATCGCTGCTTCACCACTGGCTGTCACCTGGACACGGTGAGGTTCCGCAACCTGATCGCAAATCGACTTCGTTTGCCTCCGTCTCAGGTTCACGGCTATGTGATCGGAGAACACGGCGCCAGTGCGGTGCCAGTGTGGTCCAGTGTCTCCATTGCCGGCATCCGGCTGAATGATGTGGTGAAGAACCTGGCCTGCGGCGATGATCCGGAGAACTGGGCGAAGATCAACAAGCAAGTCACCACCGGTGGACTGGCGGTGGCCAAAACCAAGGGCTACACCAACTGGGCCATTGCCCTCACCTGTGCGGATATCGTGCAGGCAATGTCCGGCGGGAAGGGAAAGATCGCATGCGTGGGCACGGACATGAAGGGCCTGAGCGGCATACAGGACAACGTAGTGCTATCGCTGCCCTGCTTGGTCACCTCGGGCGGCATCAGCCACGTGTTTGAGCTGCCCCTCACGGATGTGGAGCAGAGCAAGCTGATGGCCTCCGCCAACATCCTTCTGGAGGCTCAATGCTCTCTGAGTATTTGA